The following coding sequences lie in one Pseudomonas monsensis genomic window:
- a CDS encoding MbcA/ParS/Xre antitoxin family protein, translated as MPTSSPALTPREQLDVPEAGRVALKFFFNLMERWGCNAEQQRTLLGGVGNTTFYKYKHLPPNIRLPHDTLERISYLMGIHKALSIIFSNSRERAYTWVSSPNTAAPFNGRTALDYMLAGRVVDIADVRRYLDGVRG; from the coding sequence GTGCCTACCTCATCCCCAGCCCTCACCCCGCGTGAACAACTCGACGTCCCCGAAGCCGGGCGTGTTGCGTTGAAGTTCTTTTTCAACCTCATGGAGCGCTGGGGCTGCAACGCCGAGCAACAGCGAACGTTGCTGGGCGGCGTCGGCAACACCACGTTCTACAAGTACAAACACCTGCCGCCGAACATTCGCCTGCCACATGACACGCTGGAGCGCATCTCCTATCTGATGGGCATTCACAAGGCGTTGAGCATCATCTTCAGCAACAGCCGCGAGCGCGCCTACACGTGGGTCAGCAGCCCAAATACGGCTGCGCCATTCAATGGCCGAACGGCGCTGGATTACATGCTGGCGGGCAGGGTGGTCGACATCGCCGACGTGCGCCGCTACCTCGACGGGGTACGCGGTTGA
- a CDS encoding RES family NAD+ phosphorylase has product MKAPLLAEPQWPKAYRIVNSSFPPIALFEDVLDPEDLEIAYALEALTNDRLIEQAGVLARVRPEDRLSGPGSTPVMAAFTHIGKSSRFTDGTFGVYYAASSQAAAIAETCYHQERFLAATQEADLELTMRTYVNRVVKPLHDVRHDFPHLHQPDPDAYGPSQAFARQLRESESWGLLYNSVRLPGHECVAALRPPAVSIPKQGKHLRYVWSASQRRISFVFEISQV; this is encoded by the coding sequence TTGAAGGCCCCGCTGCTGGCCGAGCCGCAATGGCCCAAGGCCTATCGGATCGTCAACAGCAGCTTCCCGCCGATTGCGCTGTTCGAAGACGTGCTCGACCCCGAAGACCTGGAAATCGCCTACGCACTGGAAGCGCTGACCAACGATCGCCTGATCGAACAGGCCGGCGTCCTCGCCCGCGTGCGCCCCGAAGACCGACTCTCCGGTCCCGGTTCAACCCCGGTGATGGCGGCGTTTACCCACATCGGCAAAAGCAGCCGTTTCACCGACGGCACCTTCGGCGTCTACTACGCCGCCAGCAGCCAGGCCGCCGCCATCGCCGAAACCTGCTATCACCAGGAAAGGTTTCTCGCGGCCACCCAAGAAGCGGATCTTGAGTTGACCATGCGTACTTACGTCAATCGGGTGGTTAAGCCGCTGCATGATGTTCGTCACGACTTCCCGCATTTGCATCAACCTGATCCAGACGCCTATGGCCCATCCCAGGCGTTTGCCCGTCAACTGCGCGAGTCTGAGTCCTGGGGCCTGCTCTACAACAGCGTCCGTCTGCCGGGCCACGAATGTGTCGCCGCGCTCCGGCCGCCGGCGGTGTCGATTCCGAAACAGGGCAAGCATCTTCGTTATGTGTGGAGTGCGAGCCAGCGCAGGATTTCGTTTGTGTTTGAGATCAGTCAGGTTTGA